The proteins below are encoded in one region of Geoalkalibacter ferrihydriticus DSM 17813:
- the thiF gene encoding sulfur carrier protein ThiS adenylyltransferase ThiF — translation MNIRINEQHTSLPPGTTLFEARSRCKPDADVLIVNGFPAADDLPLHDGDRVVLIRRGEQPSATELEALMAARHTPGVHERVKQACVGIAGAGGLGSSVAVALARIGIGRLILADFDVVEPSNLNRQQYFVDQIGQPKVEALRDNLARINPYVEVEIFNARLTSENIAAVFADAQILVEAFDAAAQKAMLAETFRHHYPDRPLVVASGLAGYQPSNTIMTRWISPQLVLVGDGHSAARPGEGLMAPRVGIAAHHQANAVLRLLLGETPE, via the coding sequence ATGAATATCCGGATTAACGAACAACACACCAGCCTGCCCCCCGGAACCACCTTGTTTGAGGCGCGCAGCCGCTGCAAGCCCGACGCCGACGTCCTGATCGTCAACGGGTTTCCGGCGGCGGACGATCTGCCCCTGCACGACGGTGATCGCGTTGTGCTCATCCGGCGCGGCGAGCAGCCGTCGGCCACCGAACTCGAAGCTCTGATGGCCGCGCGGCACACGCCGGGAGTTCACGAGCGGGTCAAACAGGCCTGCGTGGGCATCGCCGGCGCCGGCGGGCTCGGTTCGTCCGTGGCGGTGGCTCTGGCGCGCATCGGCATCGGGCGTCTGATCCTTGCCGACTTCGACGTGGTCGAACCTTCCAATCTCAACCGTCAGCAGTATTTCGTCGATCAGATCGGCCAACCCAAAGTCGAGGCGCTGCGCGACAACCTGGCGCGCATCAATCCCTATGTCGAGGTCGAAATTTTCAACGCGCGCCTGACCTCGGAAAACATCGCCGCGGTTTTCGCCGACGCGCAGATACTGGTCGAGGCTTTCGATGCCGCCGCGCAAAAGGCCATGCTGGCGGAAACCTTTCGCCACCATTATCCCGACCGACCTTTGGTCGTCGCCTCGGGACTGGCAGGCTACCAGCCATCCAACACGATAATGACCCGCTGGATCAGCCCGCAACTGGTGCTGGTGGGCGACGGCCACAGCGCCGCGCGTCCCGGCGAAGGCCTGATGGCGCCGCGTGTCGGCATCGCCGCCCATCACCAGGCCAATGCGGTGCTGCGCCTGCTGTTGGGCGAGACTCCCGAATAA
- the thiS gene encoding sulfur carrier protein ThiS: MKVTVNGESRDLSAPMSVADYLSTLGLDAERVVVEHNRSILPRSDFAGAGLAEGDTLEIIQFVGGG; this comes from the coding sequence ATGAAAGTTACAGTCAACGGAGAATCACGCGACCTGTCCGCTCCCATGAGCGTCGCTGACTACCTGAGCACCCTGGGTCTTGACGCCGAACGCGTGGTCGTCGAGCACAACCGCTCGATTCTGCCCCGCAGTGATTTCGCTGGAGCCGGCCTCGCCGAGGGCGACACCCTGGAAATCATTCAGTTCGTCGGCGGCGGATGA
- a CDS encoding thiazole synthase: MNDLIIAGRHFHSRLLVGTGKFSSNAAMVAAMEGSGSEIVTVALRRVDIDNPDDSMLSHIDRERYLLLPNTSGARDAQEAVRLARLARAAGCEPWVKLEVTPDPYYLLPDPIETLKAAEILVKEGFVVLPYINADPVLAKHLQEVGTATVMPLGAPIGTNRGLRTRDQIAIIIEQAIVPVVVDAGLGAPSHAAEAMELGADAVLVNTALAVARDPGAMGKAFKKGVEAGREAFLAGLGEQREKAEASSPLTGFLRDK; the protein is encoded by the coding sequence ATGAACGACTTGATCATCGCCGGGCGACACTTTCACTCGCGGCTTCTGGTGGGCACCGGTAAATTCTCTTCCAATGCGGCAATGGTGGCTGCCATGGAGGGCTCGGGCAGCGAAATCGTCACCGTAGCGCTGCGCCGCGTCGACATCGACAATCCCGACGACAGCATGCTCTCGCATATCGACCGCGAGCGCTACCTGCTGCTGCCCAACACCAGCGGCGCCCGCGACGCCCAAGAGGCAGTGCGCCTGGCGCGCCTGGCGCGGGCGGCAGGCTGCGAGCCCTGGGTCAAACTCGAAGTCACCCCCGATCCCTACTACCTGCTGCCCGATCCCATCGAAACCCTGAAGGCTGCCGAAATTCTCGTCAAAGAGGGCTTTGTGGTGCTGCCTTACATCAACGCCGACCCGGTGCTCGCCAAGCATCTGCAGGAAGTCGGCACCGCCACGGTCATGCCGCTGGGCGCCCCCATCGGCACCAACCGCGGCCTGCGCACCCGCGACCAGATCGCTATCATCATTGAGCAGGCCATCGTACCGGTGGTGGTCGATGCGGGCCTCGGCGCGCCCTCGCACGCGGCTGAAGCCATGGAACTCGGCGCCGACGCGGTGCTCGTCAACACCGCCCTGGCCGTGGCACGCGACCCGGGCGCCATGGGCAAGGCCTTCAAAAAAGGTGTCGAGGCGGGCCGGGAGGCGTTCCTCGCCGGACTCGGCGAGCAACGCGAAAAGGCTGAGGCCTCCAGTCCCCTAACGGGATTTTTGCGGGACAAATAA
- the thiH gene encoding 2-iminoacetate synthase ThiH, with amino-acid sequence MSFLQVLQQYDRPRVEAQIAAQTAADVERALNSERLHAEELLALLSPAAEPFIETMAQKAHRQTVQRFGRNILLYAPLYLSNECVNGCLYCGFSANNQVPRRTLSLDEIATEAQMLHDQGFRHILLVTGESPKAVDNAFIAAAARRIRHLFSSIAIEVYPMETAGYQEMIAAGVDGLTIYQETYDSDLYRQMHPFGKKRDFAFRLATPERGGAAGLRRMGIGSLLGLGDFRFEGFCTGLHALYLSRHFWRTQLTVSFPRIRPADGGFQPLHPVSDRHFVQLICALRLLLPDVGLVMSTRESAKLRDNLLPLGITQMSAGSCTAPGGYTDQDHSTRQFAIDDDRSPAEVCRLIRARGYEAVWKDWDAAFLERAAGQ; translated from the coding sequence ATGAGTTTTCTCCAGGTTCTCCAACAGTACGATCGGCCGCGGGTTGAAGCCCAAATCGCCGCTCAAACCGCCGCCGATGTCGAGCGCGCCCTGAACAGCGAACGCCTGCATGCCGAAGAGCTGCTGGCGCTGCTTTCACCGGCCGCGGAACCCTTCATCGAAACCATGGCGCAAAAGGCCCATCGCCAGACGGTGCAGCGCTTCGGCCGCAACATTCTGCTCTATGCGCCCCTGTACCTGTCCAACGAATGCGTCAACGGCTGTCTGTACTGCGGCTTCAGCGCCAACAACCAGGTGCCGCGCCGGACCCTGTCCCTCGACGAGATTGCAACCGAAGCGCAGATGTTGCACGACCAGGGATTTCGCCACATTCTGCTGGTTACCGGCGAATCACCCAAGGCGGTGGATAACGCGTTCATCGCCGCGGCGGCGCGTCGTATCCGCCACCTGTTCAGCTCCATCGCCATCGAAGTTTATCCCATGGAGACCGCGGGTTATCAGGAGATGATCGCGGCGGGCGTCGACGGCTTGACGATTTACCAGGAAACCTACGATTCCGATCTCTACCGGCAGATGCACCCCTTCGGTAAAAAGCGCGATTTCGCGTTTCGGCTTGCCACCCCCGAGCGCGGCGGTGCCGCCGGACTGCGTCGCATGGGCATCGGCTCGCTGCTGGGGCTGGGCGACTTTCGCTTCGAGGGGTTCTGCACCGGCCTGCACGCCCTCTACCTGAGCCGCCATTTCTGGCGCACCCAGTTGACGGTGTCCTTTCCGCGCATCCGCCCCGCCGACGGTGGTTTTCAACCCTTGCACCCGGTCTCCGACCGCCACTTCGTGCAGCTGATTTGCGCCCTGCGCCTGCTGCTGCCGGATGTGGGACTGGTCATGTCGACGCGCGAAAGCGCCAAACTGCGGGACAACCTGCTGCCCCTGGGCATCACCCAGATGAGTGCCGGCTCGTGCACCGCCCCCGGCGGCTATACCGACCAGGATCACAGCACCCGCCAGTTCGCCATCGATGACGACCGCAGTCCCGCCGAGGTCTGTCGCCTGATTCGCGCCCGTGGCTACGAAGCGGTGTGGAAGGACTGGGACGCGGCCTTTCTGGAGCGCGCCGCGGGCCAGTGA
- the thiE gene encoding thiamine phosphate synthase encodes MLSRALDFSLYLITDRRALPSGRSLDDAVGAACAGGVGAVQLREKDLDTRALYALACRLREITAAHGVRLLINDRIDLALAVAADGVHLGGRSLPLAVARRLLGPDGLIGVSTHNPQEIHAAHQNGADFVTFGPVYATPSKAAFGPPQGLQALHAACAGASLPVFALGGITPERAGEVRAAGAQGLAAIRAILGAADPTCAARRFARE; translated from the coding sequence ATGCTCTCCCGCGCCCTGGATTTCTCTCTCTACCTGATCACCGACCGTCGCGCCCTGCCGAGCGGCCGCAGTCTCGACGATGCAGTAGGCGCCGCCTGCGCCGGGGGCGTCGGCGCGGTGCAGTTGCGGGAAAAAGATCTCGACACGCGCGCGCTCTATGCCCTGGCCTGCCGTCTGCGCGAGATCACCGCCGCCCACGGCGTGCGCCTGCTCATCAACGACCGCATCGATCTGGCCCTGGCCGTGGCGGCCGACGGCGTGCATCTCGGCGGCCGCTCCCTGCCCCTGGCCGTCGCGCGCCGCCTGCTCGGCCCGGACGGACTCATCGGCGTCTCGACTCATAATCCCCAAGAAATCCACGCCGCCCACCAAAACGGCGCGGACTTCGTCACCTTCGGCCCGGTCTACGCTACCCCTTCCAAGGCCGCTTTCGGCCCGCCCCAGGGGCTGCAAGCCCTGCACGCGGCCTGCGCCGGCGCCTCACTTCCTGTCTTTGCCCTCGGCGGCATCACCCCCGAACGCGCCGGCGAAGTGCGCGCCGCCGGCGCCCAGGGTCTGGCGGCCATTCGTGCGATTCTGGGCGCCGCCGACCCGACTTGCGCCGCGCGCCGATTTGCGAGAGAATAA
- a CDS encoding SLC13 family permease produces MLDILLVLVVLFGAVALFVSEKYPVDLVAFMVLGSLLLLGLITPEEGISGFSNPATVTVAAMFILSAGLQKTGAVATIGHLLVRFGKNHFSALMVIMTAVGIMSAFINNTAAVAVFLPIVMALAAKRKIAASKFLIPLSYASQFGGVCTLIGTSTNLLVSAISEQAGFGGFSMFEFSRLGLIMFGAGFLYFLLVGRWLLPERKAQELTAAYELGEYIAEMRVMENSHLIGKTVMESNLGTEHDVTILRLLDDDRRVWAPYRQRMREGSVLLVRGKLQDLMEVKKIEHLELNAEFELGDKALQDEEMKLVQVLVPPHSGLIARTLKDTYFRHRYNALVLAIQRRGAPLREKLNTVRLQVGDALLIMAAQKDIDQLRADDDFIVLEEVPEPSLRSHRVPFALGIVASVVALAAFNIMPILVSAILGCIAMVLTRCLSLEEAQKSVDWTVIFLLGGILPLGIAMEKTGTAQWLADSALGLVGGFGPIAALATFYLLTAVLTESMSNNASAVLMAPIAIATALSLGIDPKPLLMAVTFAASTSFATPVGYQTNAMVYGLGGYKYTDYIKVGVPLNLIFWLLAVIFIPIFWPF; encoded by the coding sequence ATGCTCGACATTCTCCTCGTGTTGGTGGTGCTGTTCGGCGCCGTCGCACTTTTTGTCAGCGAAAAATATCCCGTTGATCTAGTCGCCTTCATGGTTTTGGGCAGCCTGCTGCTGCTGGGCCTGATCACCCCCGAAGAGGGCATTTCCGGTTTCAGCAACCCGGCCACGGTCACCGTCGCCGCCATGTTCATCCTGAGCGCCGGCCTGCAAAAAACCGGCGCAGTGGCCACCATCGGCCATCTGCTCGTTCGCTTCGGGAAAAATCATTTCAGCGCTTTGATGGTCATCATGACGGCGGTGGGCATCATGTCGGCGTTCATCAACAACACCGCGGCCGTCGCGGTGTTTCTGCCCATCGTCATGGCCTTGGCGGCCAAACGCAAAATCGCCGCGTCCAAATTTCTCATCCCCCTCTCCTACGCTTCGCAGTTCGGCGGGGTGTGCACCCTCATCGGCACCTCGACCAACCTGCTGGTGTCGGCCATTTCCGAACAGGCCGGGTTCGGCGGCTTTTCCATGTTCGAATTCAGCCGCCTGGGCCTGATCATGTTCGGCGCCGGCTTCCTCTATTTTCTGCTGGTGGGGCGCTGGTTGCTGCCCGAACGCAAAGCGCAGGAGCTGACTGCGGCCTATGAGTTGGGCGAATACATCGCCGAAATGCGCGTCATGGAAAACTCCCATCTGATCGGCAAAACGGTCATGGAAAGCAACCTGGGCACCGAGCATGACGTTACCATTTTGCGCCTGCTCGACGATGACCGCCGGGTCTGGGCGCCCTACCGGCAGCGCATGCGCGAAGGCAGCGTGCTGCTGGTGCGCGGCAAATTGCAGGATCTAATGGAGGTGAAGAAAATCGAGCACCTGGAGCTTAACGCCGAATTCGAATTGGGCGACAAAGCGCTGCAGGACGAAGAGATGAAACTGGTCCAGGTGCTTGTGCCCCCCCACTCGGGCCTCATTGCGCGCACCCTCAAGGACACCTATTTTCGCCATCGCTACAACGCCCTGGTACTGGCCATCCAGCGGCGCGGTGCGCCCCTGCGTGAAAAACTCAACACCGTGCGCCTGCAGGTCGGCGATGCACTTTTGATCATGGCGGCGCAAAAAGATATCGACCAGTTGCGCGCTGATGACGATTTCATCGTCCTGGAAGAAGTCCCGGAACCCTCCTTGCGCAGCCACAGGGTGCCCTTTGCCCTGGGCATCGTGGCCTCGGTGGTGGCCCTGGCGGCCTTCAACATCATGCCGATCCTGGTCAGCGCTATTCTTGGCTGCATCGCCATGGTTCTCACGCGCTGCCTGAGCCTCGAAGAAGCGCAAAAATCCGTCGATTGGACGGTGATTTTTCTCCTCGGCGGAATTCTGCCCCTAGGCATCGCTATGGAAAAAACCGGCACCGCCCAATGGCTGGCGGACAGCGCCCTGGGCTTGGTGGGCGGATTCGGCCCCATCGCCGCCCTGGCAACCTTTTACCTGCTCACCGCCGTGTTGACCGAATCCATGAGCAACAACGCCTCGGCGGTCTTGATGGCACCCATCGCCATCGCCACCGCGCTCAGCCTGGGCATTGATCCCAAACCCCTGCTCATGGCCGTGACCTTCGCCGCCTCGACCAGCTTCGCAACGCCCGTCGGCTATCAGACCAACGCCATGGTCTATGGCCTGGGCGGTTACAAATACACCGACTACATCAAGGTCGGCGTTCCCCTCAACCTGATCTTCTGGCTTCTGGCGGTCATTTTCATTCCCATCTTCTGGCCCTTTTAA
- a CDS encoding YihY/virulence factor BrkB family protein, with the protein MNREAQKLRQISKSGWRDILLGVKAAHKRDNLSVISAGVAFYALLAIFPAIASAVSIFGLVADPTQLPQQLSNLSGFLPQEAHQLLEQQLSRIVESSAGALSFGVFGGLIFALGSSAKGMKAMITALDVTYETEEKRGFFKLNALAILLTLGSIGFTLVALGLILALPAMLVNLGLPELVQTILNIGRWFLLALMIIFALGILYCYGPNRDSPRWRWVNTGAVVATVLWIGASFLFSYFASNFANYNKIYGSVGALIILLMWFFLTAYAVLIGAELNAEIERQTRHDTTSK; encoded by the coding sequence ATGAACCGAGAAGCGCAGAAATTGAGGCAGATTTCCAAATCCGGTTGGCGAGATATTCTGCTGGGCGTGAAGGCGGCTCATAAGAGGGACAATTTGTCGGTTATTTCCGCCGGAGTGGCTTTTTATGCCTTGCTCGCTATCTTTCCCGCAATCGCGTCGGCTGTCTCAATCTTTGGGCTGGTGGCCGATCCGACGCAACTGCCGCAGCAGCTATCCAACCTCAGCGGATTCCTTCCTCAGGAGGCGCACCAGCTTCTCGAACAGCAACTCAGCCGTATCGTGGAATCCTCAGCAGGCGCATTGAGCTTCGGGGTCTTCGGCGGTCTTATCTTCGCCTTGGGGAGTTCTGCCAAAGGAATGAAAGCGATGATCACCGCGCTCGACGTGACTTATGAAACAGAGGAAAAGCGCGGATTTTTCAAGCTCAACGCGCTGGCGATCCTGCTGACCCTCGGTAGCATTGGCTTCACTCTCGTAGCGCTTGGACTCATCCTGGCCCTGCCGGCAATGCTCGTGAACTTAGGGCTACCGGAATTGGTGCAGACGATTCTCAATATCGGCCGCTGGTTTTTGCTCGCTCTCATGATCATCTTCGCACTGGGTATTCTCTATTGCTATGGCCCGAACCGTGACAGTCCTCGCTGGCGATGGGTCAATACCGGGGCTGTCGTCGCGACGGTTTTGTGGATAGGCGCTTCCTTTCTGTTCTCCTACTTCGCATCGAACTTTGCCAATTACAACAAAATCTATGGTTCGGTGGGGGCCCTGATCATTCTGCTGATGTGGTTTTTTCTTACCGCCTATGCAGTCCTCATCGGTGCTGAATTAAATGCAGAGATAGAGCGCCAGACACGGCACGACACCACCTCGAAATGA
- a CDS encoding type II toxin-antitoxin system Phd/YefM family antitoxin, with product MKLSSQIKPISYLKAHAAEIVRNLGEQREPLIITQNGEAKVVMQDIESYEQTQETMALLKTLALGNRQIEEGKVQPATDVIKRLREGRQAR from the coding sequence ATGAAACTTTCCAGTCAGATCAAGCCAATCAGCTATCTGAAGGCTCATGCTGCCGAAATCGTGCGGAATTTGGGCGAGCAACGAGAACCGCTCATCATCACCCAGAACGGCGAAGCCAAGGTTGTCATGCAGGACATTGAAAGCTATGAACAGACCCAGGAGACTATGGCGCTTTTGAAAACCTTGGCGCTTGGTAACCGACAAATCGAGGAAGGCAAGGTTCAGCCTGCGACCGACGTGATCAAGCGTCTCCGCGAAGGACGGCAGGCCCGCTGA
- a CDS encoding type II toxin-antitoxin system RelE/ParE family toxin yields the protein MPFKVLLTNDATRDLEELYEYISLHDAPEKANDVLDKIESIFTGLSEFPERGTFPKELLALGIRDYREIFFKPYRIIYRVLSKNVYVFLIVDGRPDMQSILQRRLLEA from the coding sequence ATGCCGTTCAAAGTTCTTTTGACCAATGACGCAACACGTGACCTTGAGGAGCTTTACGAATATATCTCCCTGCACGACGCGCCAGAGAAAGCGAACGATGTCCTAGACAAGATAGAATCAATCTTCACCGGGCTTTCTGAATTTCCAGAGAGAGGTACCTTTCCTAAGGAGTTGTTGGCACTTGGGATCCGCGATTACCGTGAGATTTTCTTCAAACCCTACCGCATCATCTACAGAGTTTTGAGCAAGAACGTCTATGTTTTTTTGATTGTCGATGGCCGCCCCGACATGCAATCCATTTTGCAACGGCGGTTGTTGGAAGCGTAA
- a CDS encoding damage-inducible protein J codes for MDTRIQFRVDEETKRLAQKMAESQGRTLSDACRELTEQLADQQRKLSCHDVWLTEQINLAFGNLDSGKTSFVDHNSAKNRMVEHKTKIRNRHHQ; via the coding sequence ATGGACACCAGAATACAATTTCGCGTTGATGAAGAGACAAAACGTTTAGCTCAAAAAATGGCTGAAAGCCAAGGTCGTACCCTAAGTGATGCCTGCCGTGAACTTACCGAACAATTAGCCGATCAACAACGAAAGCTATCATGTCACGATGTATGGTTAACTGAGCAAATAAACCTCGCATTTGGGAATCTTGACTCGGGAAAAACCTCTTTTGTTGATCACAATAGTGCTAAAAATCGAATGGTTGAGCACAAAACAAAAATCCGAAATCGGCACCATCAATGA
- a CDS encoding type II toxin-antitoxin system mRNA interferase toxin, RelE/StbE family, with protein sequence MIFWEEKSLNDREKIFEFLYDFNPAVAEKTDAIIEAKVENLLERPLMGVQRDGIRGRMLIIPEISMIISYFVDSSTIRIMRVLHQKQRFPID encoded by the coding sequence ATGATTTTTTGGGAAGAAAAATCTCTAAATGACCGAGAAAAGATCTTTGAGTTTCTTTATGACTTCAATCCTGCCGTAGCAGAAAAAACTGATGCAATCATTGAAGCTAAGGTCGAAAACTTACTCGAACGACCATTGATGGGCGTCCAGCGAGATGGTATCCGGGGCAGGATGCTTATTATTCCTGAGATCTCTATGATCATATCCTATTTTGTTGATAGCTCGACAATTCGTATCATGCGGGTACTTCATCAAAAGCAAAGATTTCCAATTGACTAA
- a CDS encoding tetratricopeptide repeat protein codes for MAVDNSNTCPSELKSFLSGAGEAFMRPLIALGVAESLTDEVATQLAVLSGLSKREANGLVKSLHFCDFVVERNSEWHFSSQVIECLNAEMACQDELVHKAHSLLLEIAMTGDIKCAGNTIPRYLLSDIGRAYHKSPLSPEEGLKIYASAADKKISGSQWLLGKLAIAQQNKGILPPEAIEPSYIRGMTYYREGQQKEAEYFLGRVVESTEIRVEVAIACHIVGRLLARKRGKRDEAEKLLRRSLLIGEDINHKHHQAQVLHTLGQLIGENRNRSDEAEKLLRRSLDLLKKLKDKHGQAQALHTLGQLIGKNRNRSDEAEKLLRRSLDLLEKLKDKHGQAQALHTLGQLIGKNPNRASEAEELLRKSLKIGEDLTLGQLIGKNPNRASEAEELLRKSLKIGEDLGNKHSIAQRLHTLGQLIGKNRNRSDEAEKLLRRSLLIGEDINHKHHQAQALHTLGQLIGKNPNRASEAEELLRKSLKIGEDLGNXKHHQAQALHTLGQLIGKNPNRASEAEELLRKSLKIGEDLGNKHDIAQRLHTLGQLIGKDRNRASEAEGLLRKSLKIGEDLRNKNHQAQVLFSLGKLIWEKNQPDARKMLERSIELNRNVPWARDMVQRELNKRLKSKKG; via the coding sequence ATGGCAGTAGATAACTCCAATACCTGCCCCAGTGAACTGAAAAGCTTCCTTTCGGGTGCAGGTGAAGCCTTTATGCGGCCTCTTATAGCGCTAGGCGTTGCAGAATCGCTAACCGATGAAGTTGCGACTCAGCTAGCAGTACTCTCAGGCCTATCTAAGCGCGAAGCGAATGGCCTTGTAAAATCACTTCACTTTTGTGACTTCGTGGTTGAAAGAAATAGTGAATGGCATTTTTCATCTCAAGTTATTGAATGCCTCAACGCCGAAATGGCTTGTCAAGATGAACTAGTCCATAAAGCTCATTCACTTCTGCTTGAAATCGCCATGACAGGAGACATTAAATGTGCTGGGAATACTATTCCTCGATATTTGCTCTCTGACATTGGCCGCGCATATCACAAATCACCACTTTCACCAGAAGAAGGGCTCAAGATATACGCCAGTGCTGCTGACAAAAAAATTTCAGGTTCACAGTGGCTTCTCGGGAAGCTGGCAATAGCCCAGCAAAACAAAGGGATCCTCCCGCCAGAAGCTATTGAACCATCTTACATTCGCGGCATGACCTATTATCGTGAAGGGCAACAAAAAGAAGCAGAATATTTCTTGGGGAGAGTCGTAGAAAGCACTGAAATACGAGTGGAGGTGGCAATCGCATGTCATATCGTTGGCCGACTATTAGCCAGGAAAAGGGGGAAGCGAGATGAAGCCGAGAAACTGCTTCGCCGGAGTTTGTTAATAGGTGAAGACATTAACCATAAGCACCATCAGGCCCAAGTTCTCCACACGCTAGGCCAACTCATTGGGGAAAACCGAAACAGGTCCGATGAAGCCGAGAAGCTACTTCGCCGGAGTTTAGATTTACTGAAAAAACTTAAAGATAAACATGGCCAGGCCCAAGCCCTCCACACGCTAGGCCAACTCATCGGGAAAAACCGAAACAGGTCCGATGAAGCCGAGAAACTGCTTCGCCGGAGTTTAGATTTACTGGAAAAACTTAAAGATAAACATGGACAGGCCCAAGCCCTCCACACGCTAGGCCAACTCATCGGGAAAAACCCCAATCGGGCGTCTGAAGCAGAGGAACTACTCAGAAAGAGCCTGAAAATCGGGGAAGATCTNACGCTAGGCCAACTCATCGGGAAAAACCCCAATCGGGCGTCTGAAGCAGAGGAACTACTCAGAAAGAGCCTGAAAATCGGGGAAGATCTCGGCAATAAACATAGTATAGCCCAACGTCTCCACACCCTTGGCCAACTCATCGGAAAAAACCGAAACAGGTCCGATGAAGCCGAGAAACTGCTTCGCCGGAGTTTGTTAATAGGTGAAGACATTAACCATAAGCACCATCAGGCCCAAGCCCTCCACACGCTAGGCCAACTCATCGGGAAAAACCCCAATCGGGCGTCTGAAGCAGAGGAACTACTCAGAAAGAGCCTGAAAATCGGGGAAGATCTCGGCAATANTAAGCACCATCAGGCCCAAGCCCTCCACACGCTAGGCCAACTCATCGGGAAAAACCCCAATCGGGCGTCTGAAGCAGAGGAACTACTCAGAAAGAGCCTGAAAATCGGGGAAGATCTTGGCAATAAACATGATATAGCCCAACGTCTCCACACCCTTGGTCAACTTATCGGCAAAGACCGCAATCGGGCGTCTGAAGCAGAGGGACTACTCAGGAAGAGCCTGAAAATCGGGGAAGACTTAAGAAATAAAAACCATCAAGCACAGGTGCTGTTTTCGTTAGGGAAGCTAATTTGGGAAAAGAATCAACCCGACGCTCGCAAGATGCTAGAGCGAAGCATTGAGCTTAATCGTAATGTACCCTGGGCTCGCGATATGGTTCAACGTGAACTAAATAAAAGACTAAAAAGCAAAAAAGGCTAA
- a CDS encoding MerC domain-containing protein, with the protein MNKNQAWHSIASSIAAGVSTYFLLDFAENDWSQPWRVAIIIVVAILAFFVAFLTGRNNQEKDLNSPDTTEVGRYIDSGSSVEIEDVSVKKSTANNIKVGTDISAKKDVKIKGIEIDTDKEE; encoded by the coding sequence ATGAATAAGAATCAGGCTTGGCATAGTATTGCTAGCTCCATTGCAGCTGGAGTCAGCACATACTTTTTACTGGATTTTGCAGAAAATGATTGGAGCCAGCCTTGGAGGGTAGCGATAATTATTGTTGTTGCAATTCTTGCTTTTTTCGTGGCTTTTTTAACCGGGAGAAATAACCAAGAAAAGGACTTGAACAGTCCCGACACAACAGAGGTTGGGAGATATATTGATTCTGGAAGTAGTGTTGAAATAGAGGATGTGAGTGTAAAAAAGAGTACAGCCAATAATATTAAAGTAGGAACGGATATATCCGCAAAAAAAGACGTAAAAATAAAGGGTATCGAAATTGACACGGATAAGGAAGAGTGA